The Maniola jurtina chromosome 9, ilManJurt1.1, whole genome shotgun sequence genomic sequence AAAGTTATAATCATAATTGGTGAAAAAATTAGTTGATCAAGCAATAGCTTTTTCGTTACCATCTCAATAGACTTGCCTATTATAAACCTATCTAGGATTTTGTACCAGTGGTGGCAAAGTATTCCAACACCTATTCCAGAAAAGGCCATATGCATAGTTCGTTTGGGATCATATTTCTCTATTTCTTCAGTATACACTTCATATGTTTGTTCCATAATATCACCAACAGATGACAACGTCAATGATATGGTAACAtttgtgtaaaataaatatttatcactAAAAGCCACTTTCACTACTCTTCCTATTCTTGAAAAGGCACTAAACGTTCGGACGTTGCTGGCTAGTCGTCGCCAAGTTACTGCTATGAGTTGCATTTTATtctaaatctgaaaaaaaaaaacatattatcaGAAAAACAACTTGATATTTAaaacaagtttattttaaaattaatgaacaaAACAGTTGAGGGTTCATGTACATAACGCTTTTATTGTCTTTATAATTTTCATATATCTTAAAACCTAGCAAAAGTTAAGAAAAATCTAATTTTCGTTTTTCTCAACATATTTTTTAGTCTTACTGTGTTTTACATGGGAAGTATAAATATCATATCCCAAAGATATTGTGTTATCATAAAGTACTCTGTATTTTGTTGGcaagaaataaaagtttatgatTTGTGCTGGCGGCCAAACTACCCATTCAGCTTTATACAGTATCCAGAACTTCTCATGTACTTCATCAGTGAAATTTTCAATTGGATTATCTTCGAATATTGCTACAGTGGCAAAAAAGGATAGGATAATGATAGGTGACCATATACATTGATCAAGGATTAGTTTCTTTATGACATTCTGTATTGTacgcttttttattattttatccaaAAATTTGTACCAGTGGTGACATAGTACACCAGCTGTGCATCCAGAAAATGCCATATGTGCTGTACGCTTAAAGtcaaatttattaatttcttgTCTATAGAACTCATAACTTTGCTCTAACAAATCACCTGTACTTGATATAGCTATTGACAGTACAACATTAGTGTAAAATAAGTTTGTTTCGCTGAAGGCCTGATTTACTGCTTGTTTGTAAAATTTGAATGTTTTTCCTATTAATCTTCTCATAGCCATGAGCAGTACATAATTAGTATATAACAGTCATAGCCTagaaaaaaattagaattaatTGTGTTAAAGTAAATAGTATTGTAAGTCATTTACCCatttaccttttattttaatCACTTCCTCACCTAACAGGACTTGAATACTTTAACAGTTCTTAACAGACCCTAACCTTCAAAGTCCAAATTGAATCACTAACCAGCTTGACATAGAGATTCTGTTTATATAAGATGTAATAAGGATGTAATGATGTAATATGAATAATTCAGATTGTGTAGTAAGAAGAGCTGATGCGTAATATTTTAcactatatttttaaatgaagcTCATAATGTTTTAAAACAAAGTAGACTTATGAAAGTCactaattaaaattacatattagtTCGGTACTTAAAATGAAATGATTAAAACTTACCGGCAACAATCAGAACACAAAATCTTTGTGTACTCAACTTAGAAACACAAACACGGGAATAGCAATGTTATTCATACTGagtctatttttaaaattgttaatttttattataacctCACAATAATGAGAAAGTGATGAAGTTCAGACTGGtatatatagtgatctgtggttcgaagaatggttttttttttctctctctcgtctggctttacaaagattagccaatgtctttgtagttatttgtaacaagttagttgtATGTTAGTTATACtaagaaactatacaagtatggaccccgtctgtgccggcgctcgccgacatacgcacggcacccccttatagCGCTTtacagtcagttttaacaaaaaaacactccaaaaaggcagagcacgcccgctagctaacaccaacacagacgaagtcctcgaAGAATGGTTCGCTGTAATGGTTCGATTCGAACTATAATCTATATATTTCTTGTACTCAATCAGCTGTTTTCTATTCGGTACTAGGGATGCCCGATCTTTCGATGCGATGCCGATTTTTGAATCGATTCTCAGATCATGGCATAGCATAGACCACCAAGACCCAAGACCATAAACATGTTATTGGTCTATGGCCGAAGTCAAATAATATGTTCATGAGGCCTTAAAGGACTgttatccagggccgtaaaataaattaaaaaaaaaaaaatatgttcatgcaGAGCCACCAAAAAAACGAGGTAAGGCCTTGATCTTTCAAATCGATAGGCAAGGCAGGTTCAAAAaggctagaatccagagccgtaaaagcAGTTTTACAAAATCCCAAAGCGAATCAGGCTATCAGGCTCATAAGGGCTAAAGCCAGAGCAGGCCCGTGACACCTTTAGTTCTTTCTTAGCCGCAAAGCGCTAGTATCGCAACAAGCTGCAGCCATATTCTTTTTTCTAGTCGATGGCCATATACATAGACTCTGTGGCATACTATTCTCTCGTTAGAGAGTAGTATGTACCTTGCTCTGTGGTATATATACTGGGAAGTAGACGTGGGTCGTTACGTCATTTTTAAGAAACGTAACGAAATCAGTGACTTGGTCGGCGTCACCTGTTTCGAAACTAGTGATTTTTGTAActagttttgtaattttttttcagcttctGTGATTGTTTACATTAACCTCCACCAACTATACCGTTACACACGAAACGAAAATAGCTTAAATCACTATCtttgtttgtagttataggTACAGTTATATCAATAAATTAACTTCCCTTCATACTTTATTCAGGCTTAGGACTGACTGCATTAAATGTATTTATGGTTGATTAGTGTTTAATAGGAAACTTGTAGGAAActatgattttataaaattattaatgcaGGCGTATTTAGAAGTTGATTTGATTGTATATACAATgatcatttatatttacaatttatttacaattttgatatatttacagtttatttacactttttcaACGTTTTCACTGTCTGTTTTGGCACTTTTATTTATAcactttgtttgtttgtttggctATTTACACacagtttttaagttttataatattacaagtacagtacacatttacattttttctacacatttagtagttttattattctgtttattatttatgtataaacGAGTTTATGACTCTATCAAAAATCTTTTTGGATCTAGATTAACATTTAAATAAGTTAATTGGGCAACTTTGTATGTCTTCAATTGTGTGCGGCGGTTATTAATCGTGAGACCTGTCTTACTAAATATCCTCTCGCACGGAACTGACGTTGCCATTATGTTGCCATACTTGCGTAGAAGAATGGCAAGGTTGGGATAAATGTGCTGTTTAAGTTGCCACCATTGCAATGGACAGTTAAATTTCCCATTTTCATTGAACGTGGGTAATATGTCCTCTTTTAAATAGGAGTCCACTTCTTTGATGGCACACGACAAAGGTGTGCCTACTTGCTGCTGCTGCGTCCCAACAATATTGTTTAAAATCGTCCATGGTGAAAATTTATCCCTTACTGGGATGGATGCAGAGGTTGAAGTCGATTGTTGTGGTTGTTTTTCTCCATGTCGTCGCCTAATATCCGTTGCCAGTATTTCCTCCAGCACTTTCTTTGCTTTTGCTGCCTCACTTGTGTCTGAGAATACATTGGTTTTGTACCTTGGGTCTAATAATGTACATATCGAGAACGTGCCACTTCTCTCAACACCTTCAAATCTTTTATCCAAGCCTGTCCGAAGTactgtaattatattatttgttgtaacaGTAAAGCCTTCCAGGAGCAGTTGGTCACAGGATTCCTTAAGACAGCGTGTCATGACTATAATGGTACTGGCTGTCATATAATCTTCACCACTCATAGCTTTCGTAGCTTCGTCAAAAGGTTTTAAAACCTTGCACAGTTCGTGAAATACTGTCCATTCCTCGAGAGTTAAAATTGGTAAATCTTTTTTAAGAACTGCAACAGTGGCacatatttgattttccagttcTACAAATCGCTGTAACATAGCAAATGTAGAGTTCCACCGGGTTGGTACTTCCTGTATCAAGCGCTTTGGTGTCACGTCCGGCTTTTCCTGTGATTGcgcttttaataatttttctagCGCTGCTGTACTTGTTTTAAAATGACGGACTATAGTTTTAACTTTGTCCAAAGAAGCTTGGACTGAATTCAGGGCATCTTGCACTATTAAGTTCAACGTATGGCCATAGCAACCATAATGCTTCCACCCTATATCAGCTATGGCTTTTTTGACGTTGGGTGCGTTGtcactaacaataaaatttattttatttgttaaattcCACTCGTTGGTCGTTTCGAGCAATGCAGCTTGAATATTCGTACTGCTGTGCGTATCTTTAAACTCTGcacattttagtaaaaatgttttaagaACAAGATCTTTTGTTAGATAGTGCCCTGTAACAGCAATGTAAGCATCATTGACCCGAGACGTCCATAAGTCTGTTGTTAGAGATAGAAATTCAATATTGtttatttcttctttttttcgTAAAACTGTTTGGTCGTATAATGTAGGAATTAGAATATTAGAGACAGTTTTTCGCGATGGTAAGTCGTATCCAGGTATGTGTCGGGCAAATTTTTTAAAAGCACGTTCCTCTACTAAAGAGAAAGGGTGATAACTATCTATAAATAAATCGGCAAGGTCATTGTCAATTTGTCTTTTTTTAGTCagtgttactttttttttgctaattCCGTACCTATCAATGAGCTGTTGCGCAGCGCGGTATATGGGTATGGTACTTGCAGCAGTGGACGTAGAAGCTGAGGCAGCATCGGAGCTGGACGACGAGGGCTGAGGTTGCACATCGTCTGCGGGTTCctgcccacgactttgttctGGGGTCCTTGCCGTTGATTGCGCGGTACAAAGGCTTGTATACGCATTGAGGTGTTTTCGCCTCAGATGTGTTTTCAAATTCGCAGTTGAAGTTTTGAAGCTATAAACTTCACCACAACTGTTGCATTTCGCTTTTTTTTCGTTATccagtttttgaaaaaactcCCACAAAGCACTAGAATTCAATcgagacatttttatttaggtatagtttaCTTAGAGACAATCCACAATTCCACActaattatatttacataacatcCTAACTATATTTACATAACATCAAAGAAACTTTACattaaatttacaaaaaaagcaccaaaataacatttattaatttttagaagaAAGTACTCAAAAAAATACAAGTCCAACGACGAACTAAAACAAACTaagttcttttattttacttttcaacAAATTGACGCTCGCTTCCTGGAATCGCAAGCCGTTGAAATTATTTACAAACAGAGATcacttattttattgtatttgtctAATGTCTATAGTCTTACGTATGAAAATTAAACGTACTTAAACTAGTACTGTTAcgctgttttgttttttgttgtatGCCACGGCATGTGCGCGTTCGGATTACTTCGGATTTTC encodes the following:
- the LOC123868462 gene encoding zinc finger BED domain-containing protein 4-like, giving the protein MSRLNSSALWEFFQKLDNEKKAKCNSCGEVYSFKTSTANLKTHLRRKHLNAYTSLCTAQSTARTPEQSRGQEPADDVQPQPSSSSSDAASASTSTAASTIPIYRAAQQLIDRYGISKKKVTLTKKRQIDNDLADLFIDSYHPFSLVEERAFKKFARHIPGYDLPSRKTVSNILIPTLYDQTVLRKKEEINNIEFLSLTTDLWTSRVNDAYIAVTGHYLTKDLVLKTFLLKCAEFKDTHSSTNIQAALLETTNEWNLTNKINFIVSDNAPNVKKAIADIGWKHYGCYGHTLNLIVQDALNSVQASLDKVKTIVRHFKTSTAALEKLLKAQSQEKPDVTPKRLIQEVPTRWNSTFAMLQRFVELENQICATVAVLKKDLPILTLEEWTVFHELCKVLKPFDEATKAMSGEDYMTASTIIVMTRCLKESCDQLLLEGFTVTTNNIITVLRTGLDKRFEGVERSGTFSICTLLDPRYKTNVFSDTSEAAKAKKVLEEILATDIRRRHGEKQPQQSTSTSASIPVRDKFSPWTILNNIVGTQQQQVGTPLSCAIKEVDSYLKEDILPTFNENGKFNCPLQWWQLKQHIYPNLAILLRKYGNIMATSVPCERIFSKTGLTINNRRTQLKTYKVAQLTYLNVNLDPKRFLIES
- the LOC123868322 gene encoding mpv17-like protein 2, with protein sequence MQLIAVTWRRLASNVRTFSAFSRIGRVVKVAFSDKYLFYTNVTISLTLSSVGDIMEQTYEVYTEEIEKYDPKRTMHMAFSGIGVGILCHHWYKILDRFIIGKSIEMVTKKLLLDQLIFSPIMIITFFGSLAIFEKEPLTNFKEEVGGKFITLYRAEWMVWPPAQIINFYFLPTRYRVLYDNTISLGYDVYTSQVKHNKSLKTVTKDAIS
- the LOC123868323 gene encoding mpv17-like protein 2; this translates as MAMRRLIGKTFKFYKQAVNQAFSETNLFYTNVVLSIAISSTGDLLEQSYEFYRQEINKFDFKRTAHMAFSGCTAGVLCHHWYKFLDKIIKKRTIQNVIKKLILDQCIWSPIIILSFFATVAIFEDNPIENFTDEVHEKFWILYKAEWVVWPPAQIINFYFLPTKYRVLYDNTISLGYDIYTSHVKHSKTKKYVEKNEN